The Sandaracinaceae bacterium genomic interval TGCCGCGCGCGCACTCGTCGATGTCGGAGCAGATCGAGCCCGAGCCCTCCCAGCCGTCGAGGCAGGTGCAGCTGAAGCTCCCGGTCGTGTTGGTGCACGCCGCGTGGGGGTCGCACGTGTGGGTGCCGGTCGCGCACTCGTCCACGTCGACGCAGTTGAGGCCGTTGCCCTCGTAGCCCTCGTTGCACACGCAGCGGAAGCTGCCGACGCTGTTCTCACAGCGCGCGTCGCTGCTGCACGGGGCGAGCATCGGGTCGAGGCACTCGTCCACGTCGACGCACGTCGTCCCGTCGAAGCGGTACCCGGCCGCGCACGCGCAGCCGTAGCCGGGCGGCGGGAAGGTCTGCACGCAGGAGCCGCGGCCGCACGGGTCGGTCGCGCACTCGTCCACGTCCTGACACGTGGTGCCGTCGAACATGTAGCCCGGGTCGCAGCTGCAGCCGTAGCCGCCCGCGGTGTTGGTGCAGGTCCCTGCGCCGCAGAGGCCGGGCGTCTCTCTACACTCGTCGATGTCGGTGCAGGTCCCGCCCGTCGCGGGCGCGCGGTAGCCCCGCGGGCATGTGCAAGAGTAGCTGCCGGGGAGGTTCGTGCAGATGCCGAGCCCGCAGGTCCCGGGCGTCTCTCTACACTCGTCGATCTCCGCGCACATGTCGCCGGTGCCACGGAAGCGCGAGCCGGTCCCTCGATAGCCGCTGTTGCAGGTGCAGTCCCAGCTCGAGCCGCCCACGGGCGTGCACGCCGCGTTGCGATCGCAGTCGTCGGTGCCCGCGGTGCACGGGTTGGTCACGACGCAGGTCGTGCCGTCGAAGTCGTAGCCGCTGGGGCAGCTGCAGGTGTAGCTGCCGATCGAGTTGGAGCACGAGCCGGGCCCGCAGATCCCCGGGGTGGCGCACTCGTTGATGTCGCTGCAGGTGCCGCCGCTCGAGGGGGCGCTGTAGCCGCTCGGGCAGCTGCAGTGATAGGTGCCCGGATCGTTGACGCAGCCGCCGACGCCGCACGGGTTGCTGCCGGCGCACTCGTTGATGTCCGAGCAGCGGGTGCCGAACGTGAAGGAGAAGATGTCGTAGCGCTGCGTCCCCGCGCCGCCGCTCCAGACGTGCGACGAGGTGCGGCGGTAGCTCGCGCCCGTGTAGCCGCTGCCGCACGAGCAGTCGTAGCGGCCGGTGCCGCTGTAGCCGTCGAAGCAGACCCCGCCCGAGCCCGGGCTCGTGCAGTCGTTGTAGACGCTGCTCGCGCACAGGTTGAAGTTGCTGGGCTGGTTGCTGCCCCCCACGCCGGGGTTGGAGCGGTACGAGGACATCGGGGTGCCCCCCGAGGACCAGTACGCGAAGGGGTCGCCGAGCTCCTGGCCGTTGGTCCAGCCGTCGCCGTCGGAGTCCCGCCCCGCGAGCCAGCGTGACCAGATGTGGTCGTCCGAGGTCCCGGCCACGCCGTTGGGGCCGCGCTCGAAGTCCTGGCCGAAGACCGTGCGCGCGCCGCCGCCCGCCGGGTCGATGTGGCAGACGGCGCAGCCGCCGGTCGCGCCGTTCGGGATGGCGTCCGGATAGAACGCCGAAGCGGGAGCGACCCAGAAAACGGTCAGACCCCCGAGTAGCCAGGCCCACGTGGCGCGCATCACCCCTCCCGCCGCGGAATGTAGCCGATGAATCGGTGTGCGACACCGTCGGTTCGCTTGGGGTATTCTCTCGCGCGTGAGTGGACCTCCGTCCTCGGACGCCCCCATCAGCCCCGACGCCCTCGACGACTTCGCGATGCTCGAAGGCGTCGGTCTCACCGCCCGCCGTGAGCTGCTCGCCACCGCCGCGCGTCGCGTCCTCGCGCCGGGCGAGGTCCTCATCGAGCAGGGCAAGCGTCACGCGCGCATGTTTCTGCTGCTCCGGGGCGCGCTCAGCGTGCACCTCGACAGCCCCACGGCCGATCCCGTGGCCACCATCGAAGCGGGCGAGACGGTGGGCGAGCTGAGCCTGCTCGACGGCAGCGAGGCGAGCGCGTTCGTCGTCGCCAAGGAGAAGGCGCGTCTGCTCGAGGTCGGCGAGGACGCCTTCTGGCAGCTGACCAACGTCAGCCACGCGTTCGCGGTGAACCTGCTGGTCAAGACCGCGGCGCGGCTCCGGGCCAACAACGCGACGGTCAGCCAGAACGTGCAGAAGCGGCGGCAATACGAGCGCGCCGCGATGTTCGACGGGCTGACCGGCATCCACAACCGCCGCTGGCTCGACGAGACCCTGAGCCGCATGGTCCGCCGCCACCAGGGGGAGCGCGGCAAGCTGTCTCTGTCGCTGATCGACATCGATCACTTCAAGAGCTTCAACGACACCTACGGGCATGCGGCGGGCGACCACGTGCTGACGGTGGTCGCTTCCACCTTGAGCGGGAACCTCCGCCCGACCGATCTCGTCGCGCGCTTCGGCGGCGAGGAGTTCGTCATCATCTTCCCGGACACCGACGTGGAGCTCGCCCAGGTCGCGGCGGAGCGCGTGCGCGAGGCCATCTCGAAGGAGAAGCTCGCGATGCCGGACGGCACGGAGCTGCCGAGCGTGACCATCTCCATGGGCGTCTCCCAGCTCGCCGACGGTCAGTCCGTGCCCGAGCTGCTCAAGGTCGCGGACATGGCGATGTACCGCGCGAAGCAGGCGGGTCGGAACCGCGTGATGGTCGGGGACGCCAGCGATCTCGAAGGCGCCTGAGGGTCAGCGCGCGGTGAGCTGCGGGAGCGGGCGGCCGAAGAGCTCCGCCCAGAGCTCGGTCGCGGCGGCGGTGATCGCGGCGCCGTCGCGCTCGCGGATCTCGAGGAAGGCGAACGCCACGCTCTGCCGATCGATGCGCCGGCCCTCGATGAAGGGCCGATGCGCCAGCCCGAGCGCGTCGGCCAGCCCCGCGAAGATCACGAGCGCCGCGTAGCACTCCGGGCTGCCCCAGTTGTGCCGCGCCAACACGTGCCGCGAGAGGAGCGCGAGGTTCATCTTCACCACGCCCGGCTCGCGGGCCAGCTCGCTCAGGTACGCGCTCAGCTCGGCCACCGCGCGAGACGCGCGCGGGTTGTCGCCCAGCTCGGTCTCGAGCGGGCCGGTCATCGCCTCGAGCGCGGGCGGGATCGCGTCGAGCGTGCCCGACTCGTAGTCCAGTCGGTGCTGCACCTCGTGTCGCTCCACGCTCTCGATCAGCCGCTCCTCGAGCTCGCGGTACGCGGCCCGCGGCACGTCGCTCCGCAGATCGCTCGCCACGCTCGACAGCTCGCGCCACTCCGCGACCGGGACCCGATCTTCGAGCCGCCGGTACGAGTCCATGTCGAAGTCGACCGTGGTCGGGCGGGTGACCGTCAGGCCCGCGTTCTGGAAGCGGTCTCGCCACGCGTCGAGGATGGCGCGCCGGCGGCCGAAGAGCCGGCCGAGCTCGAGCGCGCCCTCGCCGGTCAACGCCACGGCCTCCGCTTGCGCGTCGCGCGCCGCCATCTCCTCGACCCGGTCGACCCAGAGCGCGCGGCTGTCCTCGCGCGTGTCCGTGTCCACGATGGGCATGCGCGCGTCGGGCCCGAGCGCGGGGAGGATCGCGTCGACCAGGTAGCGCTCGATGCGCCCGAGCAAGACGAGCCCGTCCTGCACCTGCGGCCGCGTGAAGCCGAGCACCGCGCGCGCGAAGTTCAGCCGGTCGAGCCGCTTCAGGCGAAGCGCCCGGACGCGCCGCCCTCCGTCGGTGTCGAAGAAGCGCACCCGCTCCACCGTGAAGGTGGACAGGTAGATCCGGTGGCGGCCCTGCGTGTCCGTCCGGACGTCCGCGTCGACGTAGTAGCCCAGGCCGAGCTCCGCGACGGCGGCGTTGAGCGCGTCGACGGAGCGGAAGTGGCTGTCGCTGGCGCTCGCGCCGTCGTTCGCCACGATGTCGCGCGACTGGTCGAAGACCGCGCGGAGGAACGACGTCGTCTCGGCGCCGAGCGCGTCGTCGCTCATGGCCACGCCCGCCGCGGCCGCGCGCGCCAGATCCTCGCGCTCCCGGGCCTCGTCCGCGCCGCCCCGCGC includes:
- a CDS encoding EGF domain-containing protein, coding for MRATWAWLLGGLTVFWVAPASAFYPDAIPNGATGGCAVCHIDPAGGGARTVFGQDFERGPNGVAGTSDDHIWSRWLAGRDSDGDGWTNGQELGDPFAYWSSGGTPMSSYRSNPGVGGSNQPSNFNLCASSVYNDCTSPGSGGVCFDGYSGTGRYDCSCGSGYTGASYRRTSSHVWSGGAGTQRYDIFSFTFGTRCSDINECAGSNPCGVGGCVNDPGTYHCSCPSGYSAPSSGGTCSDINECATPGICGPGSCSNSIGSYTCSCPSGYDFDGTTCVVTNPCTAGTDDCDRNAACTPVGGSSWDCTCNSGYRGTGSRFRGTGDMCAEIDECRETPGTCGLGICTNLPGSYSCTCPRGYRAPATGGTCTDIDECRETPGLCGAGTCTNTAGGYGCSCDPGYMFDGTTCQDVDECATDPCGRGSCVQTFPPPGYGCACAAGYRFDGTTCVDVDECLDPMLAPCSSDARCENSVGSFRCVCNEGYEGNGLNCVDVDECATGTHTCDPHAACTNTTGSFSCTCLDGWEGSGSICSDIDECARGTSGCQPGEMCVNREGMPNDCLCAPGFDRDETGTCVAGCGNGQRTAGESCDDGNTDDGDGCDASCEVEETWACVEPDGLRSTCRQTCGDGLIDRGWEDCDDAEANSDSEPDACRTTCRAAHCGDGVLDTGEVCDTGDAVSDEAADACRSTCVPAYCGDGVVDTGERCDPGGGVTLDDSACATCASDGGMGDGGAATVEGGCGCRAAGGGAPNPGWLLVLLLALGWRRRRLAGR
- a CDS encoding GGDEF domain-containing protein; this translates as MSGPPSSDAPISPDALDDFAMLEGVGLTARRELLATAARRVLAPGEVLIEQGKRHARMFLLLRGALSVHLDSPTADPVATIEAGETVGELSLLDGSEASAFVVAKEKARLLEVGEDAFWQLTNVSHAFAVNLLVKTAARLRANNATVSQNVQKRRQYERAAMFDGLTGIHNRRWLDETLSRMVRRHQGERGKLSLSLIDIDHFKSFNDTYGHAAGDHVLTVVASTLSGNLRPTDLVARFGGEEFVIIFPDTDVELAQVAAERVREAISKEKLAMPDGTELPSVTISMGVSQLADGQSVPELLKVADMAMYRAKQAGRNRVMVGDASDLEGA